From Pseudomonas putida, one genomic window encodes:
- the mutY gene encoding A/G-specific adenine glycosylase produces the protein MSPAQFSSAVLDWYDQHGRHDLPWQQGINPYRVWVSEIMLQQTQVSTVLNYFDRFMQALPTVQALAEAPEDEVLHLWTGLGYYTRARNLQKAAKIVVEQYGGEFPRSVEQLTELPGIGRSTAGAIASISMGIRAPILDGNVKRVLARFTAQAGYPGEPKVANALWATAERFTPQQRANHYTQAMMDLGATLCTRGKPTCLLCPVRSGCEAHLHGEETRYPEPKPRKALPQRRTLMPLLANHEGAILLYRRPSTGLWGGLWSLPELDAIEQLDDLAYQHGLRLAESRALDGLTHTFSHFQLAIEPWLVRVDPVGQHVAEADWLWYNLATPPRLGLAAPVKKLLKRAADELIAGDAR, from the coding sequence ATGAGCCCTGCGCAGTTCTCCAGCGCCGTGCTGGACTGGTACGACCAGCACGGCCGGCACGACCTGCCCTGGCAGCAAGGCATCAACCCTTACCGGGTGTGGGTGTCGGAAATCATGCTGCAACAGACCCAGGTCAGCACCGTGCTGAACTACTTCGACCGCTTCATGCAGGCCCTGCCCACCGTGCAGGCGCTGGCCGAAGCCCCGGAGGACGAGGTGCTGCACCTGTGGACCGGCCTGGGTTACTACACCCGCGCACGCAACCTGCAGAAGGCCGCGAAGATCGTCGTCGAGCAATACGGCGGCGAGTTCCCGCGCAGTGTCGAACAGCTTACCGAGCTGCCAGGTATCGGCCGCTCCACCGCCGGTGCCATTGCCAGCATCAGCATGGGTATCCGTGCGCCGATCCTCGACGGCAACGTCAAACGCGTGCTGGCCCGCTTCACCGCCCAGGCCGGTTACCCGGGCGAGCCGAAGGTGGCCAATGCCCTATGGGCCACTGCCGAGCGCTTCACCCCGCAACAACGCGCCAACCACTATACCCAGGCGATGATGGACCTGGGCGCCACGCTGTGCACCCGCGGCAAGCCAACTTGCCTGCTGTGCCCCGTGCGCAGCGGCTGCGAAGCGCATCTGCATGGCGAAGAAACGCGCTACCCCGAACCCAAACCGCGCAAGGCTCTGCCCCAGCGACGCACGCTGATGCCGCTGTTGGCCAACCATGAAGGCGCCATCCTGCTGTACCGGCGCCCGTCCACCGGCCTTTGGGGCGGCCTGTGGAGCCTGCCGGAGCTGGACGCCATCGAGCAGCTCGATGACCTGGCCTACCAGCATGGCCTGCGCCTGGCCGAAAGCCGCGCGCTGGACGGCCTGACCCATACCTTCAGCCATTTCCAGCTGGCGATCGAGCCATGGCTGGTGCGTGTCGACCCCGTCGGCCAGCACGTGGCCGAGGCCGACTGGCTCTGGTATAACCTCGCCACCCCGCCGCGCCTGGGCCTCGCCGCCCCGGTCAAAAAGCTGCTCAAACGCGCGGCCGACGAACTGATTGCAGGAGATGCCCGATGA
- a CDS encoding oxidative damage protection protein: MTRTVMCRKYKEQLPGLERPPYPGAKGQDIFEHISQQAWADWQKHQTMLINEKRLNMMNAEDRKFLQGEMDKFFAGEDYAQAEGYVPPAE; the protein is encoded by the coding sequence ATGACCCGCACCGTGATGTGCCGCAAATACAAAGAACAACTGCCAGGCCTGGAGCGCCCGCCTTACCCCGGCGCCAAGGGCCAGGACATCTTCGAGCACATCTCGCAGCAAGCCTGGGCCGACTGGCAGAAGCACCAGACCATGCTGATCAACGAGAAGCGCCTGAACATGATGAACGCCGAGGACCGCAAGTTCCTTCAGGGTGAGATGGACAAGTTTTTCGCCGGCGAAGATTACGCGCAGGCGGAAGGTTACGTTCCACCGGCCGAATGA
- the ppk2 gene encoding polyphosphate kinase 2, producing the protein MSEESPLLLPAPAEPTPSTAPKPRARRARQRKPEPSITQVSQEPAALEVASAPKGSNEDSTSARLPASYPYPTRMRRQEYEKAKHALQIELLKVQSWVKDTGQRVVVLFEGRDAAGKGGTIKRFMEHLNPRGARIVALEKPSEQEKGQWYFQRYIQHLPTAGEMVFFDRSWYNRAGVEKVMEFCTPLQYLEFMRQAPDLERMLCNSGILLFKYWFSVNREEQLRRFISRRDDPLKHWKLSPIDIKSLDKWEDYTAAKEAMFFHTDTGDAPWTVIKSDDKKRARINCIRHFLHSLDYPGKDPSVAYAPDDLLVGRASRGFEEDESCAPER; encoded by the coding sequence ATGAGCGAAGAATCCCCCCTCCTGCTCCCCGCCCCCGCAGAACCGACGCCCAGCACCGCACCAAAGCCTCGCGCCCGCCGCGCCCGTCAGCGCAAACCTGAGCCCTCCATCACCCAGGTCAGCCAGGAACCGGCCGCCCTGGAAGTGGCCAGCGCGCCGAAAGGCAGCAACGAGGACAGCACCTCTGCCCGGCTGCCGGCGAGCTACCCCTACCCCACCCGCATGCGCCGCCAGGAATACGAAAAGGCCAAGCACGCGCTGCAGATCGAGCTGCTGAAGGTACAAAGCTGGGTCAAGGACACCGGCCAGCGCGTGGTGGTGCTGTTCGAAGGGCGGGATGCGGCAGGCAAGGGCGGCACCATCAAGCGCTTCATGGAGCATCTGAACCCACGGGGTGCGCGCATCGTCGCGCTGGAGAAACCTTCCGAGCAGGAAAAGGGCCAGTGGTATTTCCAGCGCTACATCCAACACCTGCCCACGGCGGGTGAAATGGTGTTCTTCGACCGCTCCTGGTACAACCGCGCCGGGGTCGAGAAGGTGATGGAATTCTGCACACCGCTGCAGTACCTGGAGTTCATGCGCCAGGCGCCGGACCTGGAGCGCATGCTGTGCAACAGCGGCATCCTGCTGTTCAAGTACTGGTTTTCGGTGAACCGGGAAGAGCAGCTGCGCCGCTTCATCTCACGCCGGGACGACCCGCTCAAGCACTGGAAGCTCTCGCCTATCGACATCAAGTCACTGGATAAGTGGGAGGACTACACCGCCGCCAAAGAGGCGATGTTCTTCCACACCGACACTGGCGATGCACCGTGGACGGTGATCAAGTCCGATGACAAGAAGCGTGCGCGGATCAACTGCATCCGGCATTTCCTGCATTCGCTGGATTACCCGGGCAAGGACCCCAGCGTGGCGTACGCGCCGGATGACTTGCTGGTTGGCCGGGCTTCGCGCGGGTTCGAGGAGGATGAAAGTTGTGCGCCTGAGCGCTGA
- the gabP gene encoding GABA permease, with amino-acid sequence MSGNNSNDLAQGLKQRHVTMLSIAGVIGAGLFVGSGHAIAAAGPAVLLAYAAAGTLVVLVMRMLGEMAIASPDTGSFSTYADRAIGRWAGFTIGWLYWWFWVLVIPLEANAAAAILHAWFPAVDLWAFSLLITLALTLTNLCSVKNYGEFEFWFALLKVLAIIGFIVVGCIAMFGLMPSSQVSGASHLFDTQGFMPNGLGAVLAAMLTTMFSFMGTEIVTIAAAESKDPGKQISRATNSVIWRICLFYLVSIFLVVALVPWNDPALAEAGSYQTVLSRIGVPNAKLIVDIVVLIAVTSCLNSALYTSSRMLFSLSKRGDAPAIAQRTTKAATPHVAVLLSTAAAFLCVFANYVAPAQVFEFLLASSGAIALLVYLVIAVSQLRMRSQREARGEKIVFKMWLFPGLTWASIVFIVAVLVVMALREDHRAEIIATALLSIGVVAAGLLVQRKRQVAGRVALDH; translated from the coding sequence ATGAGCGGTAACAATTCCAATGACCTCGCTCAGGGGCTCAAACAACGGCATGTGACCATGCTGTCCATTGCTGGCGTTATCGGCGCCGGCCTGTTCGTCGGCTCCGGCCACGCCATCGCTGCTGCAGGCCCTGCCGTGCTGCTGGCCTATGCCGCTGCGGGCACCCTGGTGGTGCTGGTGATGCGCATGCTGGGTGAAATGGCGATCGCCTCGCCGGATACCGGTTCCTTCTCCACTTACGCCGACCGCGCCATTGGCCGCTGGGCCGGTTTCACCATCGGCTGGCTGTACTGGTGGTTCTGGGTGCTGGTGATCCCGCTGGAGGCTAACGCCGCCGCCGCCATCCTGCATGCCTGGTTCCCCGCCGTGGACCTTTGGGCCTTCTCCCTTTTGATCACCTTGGCGCTGACCCTGACCAACCTGTGCAGTGTGAAGAACTACGGTGAGTTCGAGTTCTGGTTCGCCCTGCTCAAGGTGCTGGCGATCATTGGCTTCATCGTTGTTGGCTGTATCGCCATGTTCGGCCTGATGCCGAGCAGCCAGGTCAGCGGTGCCAGCCACCTGTTCGACACTCAGGGCTTCATGCCCAATGGCCTGGGCGCTGTGCTGGCGGCCATGCTGACCACCATGTTCTCGTTCATGGGTACCGAGATCGTCACCATCGCTGCTGCCGAATCCAAAGACCCGGGCAAGCAGATCAGCCGTGCCACCAACTCGGTGATCTGGCGTATCTGCCTGTTCTACCTGGTGTCGATCTTCCTGGTGGTGGCCCTGGTGCCGTGGAACGATCCGGCGCTGGCCGAGGCCGGTTCCTACCAGACTGTGCTGAGCCGCATCGGCGTGCCGAATGCCAAGCTGATCGTCGACATCGTGGTGCTGATCGCTGTAACCAGCTGCTTGAACTCGGCGCTGTACACCTCCTCACGCATGCTGTTCTCGTTGAGCAAGCGCGGTGATGCTCCGGCCATCGCCCAGCGCACCACCAAGGCGGCGACCCCGCATGTGGCCGTGTTGCTGTCCACCGCGGCGGCGTTCCTGTGTGTGTTCGCCAACTACGTGGCGCCTGCCCAGGTGTTCGAGTTCCTGCTGGCGAGCTCCGGCGCCATCGCGCTGCTGGTTTACCTGGTGATCGCCGTTTCGCAGCTGCGCATGCGTAGCCAGCGTGAAGCGCGTGGTGAAAAGATCGTCTTCAAGATGTGGCTGTTCCCAGGGCTGACCTGGGCGAGCATTGTCTTCATCGTTGCCGTGCTGGTGGTGATGGCGCTGCGTGAGGATCACCGTGCGGAGATCATTGCGACTGCACTGCTGAGTATTGGTGTGGTGGCGGCTGGCTTGCTGGTGCAACGCAAGCGGCAGGTTGCCGGGCGGGTGGCGCTGGATCACTGA
- a CDS encoding ABC transporter ATP-binding protein, producing MAQATPALEIRNLHKRYGDQEILKGISLTARDGDVISILGSSGSGKSTLLRCINLLENPHQGEILVAGEALKLKAAKNGDLIAADNRQINRLRSEIGFVFQNFNLWPHMSILDNIIEAPRRVLGQSKAEATEAAEALLNKVGIYDKRHSYPAQLSGGQQQRAAIARTLAMRPKVILFDEPTSALDPEMVQEVLNVIRALAEEGRTMLLVTHEMNFARQVSSEVVFLHQGLVEEQGSPQQVFENPTSARCKQFMSSHR from the coding sequence ATGGCCCAGGCCACGCCCGCGCTGGAAATCCGCAACCTGCACAAACGCTACGGCGACCAGGAAATTCTCAAGGGCATTTCGCTGACCGCGCGTGACGGTGACGTGATCTCCATTCTGGGATCGTCCGGCTCCGGCAAGTCCACCCTGCTGCGCTGCATCAACCTGCTGGAAAACCCGCACCAGGGCGAAATCCTGGTTGCCGGTGAGGCTCTCAAGCTCAAGGCCGCCAAGAACGGCGACCTGATCGCTGCCGACAACCGCCAGATCAACCGCCTGCGCAGCGAAATCGGCTTCGTCTTCCAGAATTTCAACCTGTGGCCGCACATGTCGATCCTCGACAACATCATCGAGGCGCCACGCCGCGTGCTCGGCCAGAGCAAGGCCGAAGCCACCGAAGCGGCCGAAGCACTGCTGAACAAGGTCGGCATCTACGACAAACGCCACAGCTACCCCGCCCAGCTTTCCGGTGGCCAGCAGCAGCGTGCTGCTATCGCCCGCACCCTGGCCATGCGGCCAAAAGTCATCCTGTTCGATGAGCCCACCTCGGCGCTCGATCCGGAAATGGTCCAGGAAGTGCTTAACGTTATCCGCGCATTGGCCGAAGAAGGCCGTACCATGCTGCTGGTGACGCACGAGATGAACTTTGCCCGCCAGGTGTCCAGTGAAGTGGTTTTCCTGCACCAGGGCCTGGTTGAAGAGCAAGGATCGCCGCAGCAGGTCTTCGAAAACCCGACCTCGGCGCGTTGCAAGCAATTCATGTCCAGCCACCGCTAA
- a CDS encoding ABC transporter substrate-binding protein — protein sequence MQTYKKFLLAAAATLVFSANAMAAEKLRMGIEAAYPPFNNKDASGNVVGFDKDIGDALCAKMKVECSVVTSDWDGIIPALNAKKFDFLVSSLSITDERKQAVDFTDPYYSNKLQFIAPKNVDFKTDASYLKGKIIGTQRATLAGTWLEDTYGSDIDIKLYDTQENAYLDLISGRVDGILADKYVQYEWLKSKDGMNFEFKGEPVVDSDKIGIAVRKGDPLREKLNKALAEIKADGTYKKINDKYFPFSIE from the coding sequence ATGCAGACTTACAAGAAATTCCTCCTGGCAGCTGCCGCCACGCTGGTGTTTTCGGCCAACGCCATGGCTGCAGAAAAACTGCGCATGGGTATCGAAGCGGCCTACCCGCCGTTCAACAACAAGGACGCCAGCGGTAACGTGGTCGGCTTCGACAAAGACATCGGCGACGCCCTGTGCGCCAAGATGAAAGTCGAGTGCTCGGTCGTCACCTCCGACTGGGACGGCATCATCCCGGCCCTCAACGCCAAGAAGTTCGACTTCCTGGTGTCGTCGCTGTCGATCACCGACGAGCGCAAGCAGGCCGTCGACTTCACCGACCCGTACTACTCCAACAAGCTGCAGTTCATCGCGCCGAAGAACGTCGACTTCAAGACCGACGCGTCCTACCTCAAAGGCAAGATCATCGGCACCCAGCGCGCGACGCTGGCCGGCACCTGGCTGGAAGACACCTACGGTAGCGATATCGACATCAAGCTGTACGACACCCAGGAAAACGCCTACCTCGACCTGATCTCTGGCCGAGTGGACGGCATCCTGGCCGACAAGTACGTGCAGTACGAGTGGCTCAAGAGCAAGGACGGCATGAACTTCGAGTTCAAAGGCGAGCCTGTGGTCGACAGCGACAAGATCGGCATCGCCGTACGCAAGGGTGACCCGCTGCGCGAGAAGCTGAACAAGGCCCTGGCAGAAATCAAGGCTGACGGAACGTACAAGAAGATCAACGACAAGTACTTCCCATTCAGCATCGAATGA
- a CDS encoding ABC transporter permease encodes MNIDLHGFGPALAAGTLMTVKLALCALLLGLVLGLLGALAKTSPLKPLQWLGGFYSTLVRGVPELLWVLLIYFGTVGLMNSLGEALNMPGLELSAFAAGVIALGLCFGAYATEVFRGAILAIPKGHREAGLALGLSKRRILSRIILPQMWRIALPGLGNLFMILMKDTALVSVIGLEEIMRHAQIGVTVTKEPFTFYMVAACIYLGLTVVAMTGMHFMEKRAARGFARAEQ; translated from the coding sequence ATGAATATCGACCTGCACGGATTCGGTCCGGCCCTGGCGGCTGGCACCTTGATGACCGTAAAACTGGCGCTTTGCGCCCTGCTGCTGGGGCTGGTCCTGGGCCTGCTCGGCGCCCTGGCCAAGACCTCCCCGCTCAAGCCCCTGCAATGGCTTGGCGGCTTCTACTCGACCCTGGTTCGCGGCGTGCCCGAACTACTCTGGGTCCTGCTCATTTATTTTGGCACCGTCGGCCTAATGAACAGCCTCGGCGAAGCCCTCAACATGCCCGGCCTGGAACTCAGTGCCTTTGCCGCCGGCGTGATCGCCCTGGGCCTGTGCTTCGGCGCGTACGCCACTGAGGTGTTCCGTGGCGCCATCCTGGCGATCCCCAAGGGCCACCGTGAAGCTGGCCTGGCGCTGGGCCTTTCCAAAAGGCGCATCCTTTCGCGGATCATCCTCCCGCAAATGTGGCGCATCGCCCTGCCGGGCCTTGGCAACCTGTTCATGATCCTGATGAAGGACACCGCCCTGGTATCGGTGATCGGCCTTGAAGAAATCATGCGCCACGCGCAGATCGGCGTGACCGTGACCAAGGAGCCGTTCACCTTCTACATGGTTGCGGCCTGCATCTACCTGGGCCTGACCGTGGTCGCCATGACCGGCATGCACTTCATGGAAAAACGCGCCGCTCGCGGCTTTGCGAGGGCCGAACAATGA
- a CDS encoding ABC transporter permease, with protein MNWEVIIKWLPRLAQGATLTLELVAIAVVAGLILAIPLGIARSSRHWYVRALPFSYIFFFRGTPLLVQLFLVYYGLAQFDAVRSSSLWPYLRDPFWCTVLTMTLHTAAYIAEILRGALQSIPKGEIEAARALGMSRGKTLFYIMLPRAARIGLPAYSNEVILMLKASALASTVTLLELTGMARTIIARTYLPVEIFFAAGVFYLVISFLLVQGFKLLERWLRVDACQGR; from the coding sequence ATGAATTGGGAAGTGATCATCAAGTGGCTGCCGCGCCTGGCCCAGGGTGCCACCCTGACCCTGGAGCTGGTAGCCATCGCGGTCGTTGCCGGGCTGATCCTGGCGATACCGCTGGGTATCGCCCGCTCGTCGCGGCACTGGTACGTGCGCGCCCTGCCCTTCAGCTACATCTTCTTCTTCCGCGGTACACCGCTGCTGGTGCAGCTGTTCCTGGTCTATTACGGCCTCGCGCAGTTCGACGCGGTGCGCTCGAGCAGCCTCTGGCCCTACCTGCGCGATCCGTTCTGGTGCACGGTGCTGACCATGACCCTGCACACTGCGGCCTATATCGCCGAGATTCTGCGCGGCGCGCTGCAGTCGATCCCCAAGGGTGAAATTGAAGCGGCGCGGGCGCTGGGGATGTCCCGTGGCAAGACGCTGTTCTACATCATGCTGCCCCGCGCTGCGCGCATCGGCCTGCCGGCCTACAGCAACGAAGTGATCCTGATGCTCAAGGCCAGCGCCCTGGCCAGTACGGTGACCCTGCTGGAGCTGACCGGCATGGCACGGACCATCATTGCCCGTACCTACCTGCCGGTGGAGATCTTCTTCGCTGCCGGGGTGTTCTACCTGGTGATCTCGTTCCTGCTGGTGCAAGGTTTCAAGCTGCTGGAACGCTGGTTGCGGGTGGATGCCTGCCAAGGGCGTTAA
- a CDS encoding methyltransferase yields MPPFLHSHQLRDRFLALDQFLTEHQPLWKPRPFTTLCLPWEAEHPALSAHLRQCSLSDAEADLDPQGVPAPFPHLAQQAQRLSVLGELPDIGLPPAAHRLDVNVPGRKWQQIEAFSRRLSFHTQTQHWLDWCSGKGYLGRRLLQPGQQLTCLEYDAQLVTAGQALSDHHQLPATHVRQDVMAADSRRHLGSDKSVVALHACGDLHVHLLRVASEQGCRHLAVAPCCYNRIQGEHYQPLSTAAQHSSLRLSLLDLGLPLSETVTAGTRVRHQRDCSMARRLGFDLLQRRQRQCDEYLPTPSLPVAWLAKPFEQYCRDLADLRELDLTINPDWDALEAEGWQRLAQVRNLERVRNLFRRPLEMWLVLDRALFLEAQGYAVRLGTFCDYPLTPRNLLLLAERDH; encoded by the coding sequence ATGCCCCCTTTTCTCCACAGCCACCAACTACGCGACCGCTTCCTGGCCCTCGACCAGTTCCTGACCGAGCACCAGCCGCTGTGGAAACCCAGGCCGTTCACCACCCTGTGCCTGCCCTGGGAAGCCGAACACCCCGCACTGTCCGCCCACCTGCGCCAATGCAGCCTGAGCGATGCCGAAGCCGACCTCGACCCGCAAGGCGTGCCCGCACCGTTTCCACACCTTGCCCAACAAGCCCAACGGCTGAGCGTCCTGGGCGAGCTGCCCGACATCGGCCTGCCGCCCGCCGCACACCGCCTGGACGTCAATGTCCCAGGCCGTAAGTGGCAGCAGATCGAGGCCTTCAGCCGCCGCCTGAGCTTCCACACGCAGACCCAGCACTGGCTGGACTGGTGCTCAGGCAAAGGCTACCTCGGCCGCCGCCTGCTGCAGCCCGGCCAGCAGCTGACCTGCCTGGAGTACGACGCCCAACTGGTCACCGCCGGCCAAGCGCTGAGTGACCACCACCAGCTACCGGCCACCCATGTGCGCCAGGATGTGATGGCAGCGGACAGCCGCCGCCACCTGGGCAGCGACAAGAGCGTGGTCGCCCTGCATGCCTGCGGCGACCTGCATGTGCACTTGCTGCGAGTGGCCAGTGAGCAAGGCTGCCGCCATCTTGCCGTGGCGCCCTGCTGCTACAACCGCATTCAAGGCGAGCACTACCAGCCGTTATCCACAGCTGCGCAGCACTCGTCGCTGCGACTGTCGCTGCTGGACCTTGGCCTGCCTCTAAGCGAGACCGTCACTGCCGGCACCCGGGTTCGCCACCAGCGCGACTGCTCGATGGCCAGGCGCCTGGGCTTCGACCTGCTGCAGCGCCGCCAGCGCCAGTGTGATGAGTACCTGCCCACACCGTCATTGCCGGTGGCCTGGCTGGCCAAACCCTTCGAGCAGTACTGCCGCGATCTAGCCGACCTGCGCGAGCTGGACCTGACCATCAACCCCGACTGGGATGCCCTGGAAGCCGAGGGCTGGCAGCGCCTTGCCCAGGTGCGCAACCTGGAACGGGTACGCAACCTGTTCAGAAGGCCACTGGAAATGTGGCTGGTGCTCGACCGCGCCCTGTTTCTCGAAGCGCAAGGCTACGCCGTACGGCTGGGGACGTTCTGCGATTATCCACTCACCCCACGCAACCTGTTGCTGCTTGCCGAGCGCGACCATTAG
- a CDS encoding DUF3077 domain-containing protein yields the protein MSLETKPLTTAGVETFLEVGNPPVKLLRVQPGIPVDHAYEQVSILLGYIKHLVREGDMEDDHKLLGAADYLSVLAKALMNDIEMAKNKLH from the coding sequence ATGAGCCTTGAAACAAAGCCCCTCACCACAGCCGGTGTCGAAACGTTTCTCGAAGTCGGCAACCCGCCCGTGAAGCTCTTGCGCGTACAACCCGGCATCCCTGTAGACCACGCCTATGAACAGGTTTCGATATTGCTGGGCTACATCAAACACCTGGTGCGCGAAGGCGATATGGAAGATGACCACAAGCTGTTGGGCGCCGCCGATTACCTCAGCGTGTTGGCCAAGGCGTTGATGAACGATATCGAGATGGCCAAGAACAAACTGCACTGA
- a CDS encoding helix-turn-helix domain-containing protein, with protein MALQFHESPFHATHDADTASKMALKMDLSIFITDCIKKMGLKQHDAAAKLNVTQSRISELANGKIEKFTLDAMMDMLDKLGFRTTLTLPSNDAGSPPQIVITQTPGS; from the coding sequence ATGGCGCTTCAATTCCACGAAAGCCCTTTCCACGCCACCCACGACGCAGATACCGCCAGCAAAATGGCCTTGAAAATGGACCTGTCCATTTTCATCACTGACTGCATCAAAAAAATGGGCCTCAAACAGCATGATGCCGCAGCCAAGCTGAACGTAACCCAATCCCGCATATCCGAGCTTGCAAATGGCAAGATCGAGAAATTCACCTTGGACGCCATGATGGACATGCTGGACAAGCTCGGCTTTCGCACAACCCTGACCCTGCCCTCAAACGATGCAGGGTCACCGCCCCAGATCGTGATCACCCAAACGCCTGGCAGCTAA
- a CDS encoding type II toxin-antitoxin system RelE/ParE family toxin, producing MKKFAFVSAAAEREYKDLPKDVQDDFGKDLRRIQYGQDPERPITSLSEAVGAGAIELIINGSPAFRCVYVAKFADMVVVLHSFVKTTNRSDRHAMQVAEQRMKELKQELRKMGYRV from the coding sequence TTGAAAAAGTTTGCGTTTGTGAGTGCAGCTGCTGAGCGTGAATACAAAGACCTTCCCAAAGACGTTCAGGACGATTTTGGTAAAGACCTGCGACGCATCCAGTATGGCCAGGACCCAGAGCGGCCGATCACGTCGTTGTCCGAGGCGGTAGGGGCGGGTGCGATTGAGCTCATCATCAACGGCAGCCCTGCATTCCGATGCGTGTATGTGGCCAAATTTGCAGACATGGTCGTCGTGTTGCATTCGTTCGTAAAAACGACCAACAGGTCCGACCGGCACGCGATGCAGGTCGCCGAACAGCGGATGAAGGAGTTGAAGCAAGAACTGAGAAAAATGGGATACAGGGTTTAG
- a CDS encoding dCTP deaminase — translation MLLTDAEIRTAVLSGEIDFGRLFDHRQIQSASIDLTAGKIYIPDRIKEINKVQNFSDLAIHQCSVGAGETIIIELSENMQLSKDIGGILLPPNSLTKNGIIMTNPGHIDPGYSGKLTVCLINMGKDAVPMEPSSVVATLLLFRLNAPSSGYQKGPGTGANLTQLSKLSKDFANISERSYDYIKRVIWTHFITALVFLSLAFAILAIVVPSLLPVTTGLLENKHSESKNGEAIKKLEEQIKILQSQLEKKPSVTDAPAPAPAPAPAPAPAPAPAPAPAPAPAPAPDHKETE, via the coding sequence TTGCTATTAACTGACGCTGAGATCCGAACAGCCGTACTCTCCGGAGAAATAGATTTCGGCCGCCTTTTCGATCACCGGCAGATCCAATCCGCCTCTATCGATCTGACTGCCGGAAAAATATATATCCCGGACAGAATTAAAGAAATAAACAAAGTTCAGAACTTTTCCGACCTAGCGATACACCAGTGCAGTGTAGGAGCAGGGGAAACGATAATTATCGAACTATCTGAAAACATGCAGTTAAGCAAAGACATCGGAGGAATTCTCTTACCTCCGAACTCTTTGACAAAGAATGGCATCATCATGACCAACCCAGGTCATATCGATCCAGGTTATAGTGGGAAACTCACGGTTTGTCTCATTAACATGGGTAAAGACGCAGTTCCAATGGAGCCAAGCTCTGTCGTAGCAACTCTGCTCCTGTTCAGGCTAAATGCTCCTTCCTCTGGCTATCAAAAAGGGCCAGGCACCGGTGCAAACCTAACGCAGCTATCTAAACTTTCAAAAGATTTCGCAAACATTTCAGAAAGGTCGTACGACTATATCAAGCGAGTGATATGGACGCACTTCATCACCGCGCTGGTATTCTTGTCGTTAGCTTTCGCAATCCTAGCGATCGTTGTACCGAGCTTACTTCCAGTTACAACAGGTCTTCTGGAAAATAAACACAGCGAATCAAAAAATGGCGAAGCCATCAAAAAGTTGGAAGAACAGATAAAAATTCTGCAAAGCCAGCTAGAAAAAAAGCCGTCCGTAACTGATGCACCTGCACCTGCACCTGCACCTGCACCTGCACCTGCACCTGCACCTGCACCTGCACCTGCACCTGCACCTGCACCTGCACCTGCACCTGACCATAAGGAGACAGAATGA
- the thyX gene encoding FAD-dependent thymidylate synthase, which produces MKVSSPIVRSIAKSSIDFDAIQEFLDSEKMVWQRTTDSKCSDDLVEFSGRICYMSFGQRQSPRSNQEYILNLIDSGHGSVLEHASWTFIVSGVSRGFTHQLVRHRAGFSYSQLSQQYYDESDADFVAPPSLKKDSPLYKKWLQAMRSSVELYRELIASAKILSISNSFSNKEKLRELRTTARSILPNAIETKLVFTANARALRHFLITRGAIEGDWEMRDVSSQILKIVKQDAPSLFQDFETITLSDGSSSVIKRTI; this is translated from the coding sequence ATGAAAGTCTCAAGCCCTATCGTGAGATCCATTGCAAAAAGTTCAATTGACTTTGACGCAATTCAAGAATTCCTAGATTCTGAAAAAATGGTGTGGCAAAGAACGACTGACTCTAAATGCAGCGATGACTTAGTCGAATTCTCAGGGCGAATTTGCTATATGTCTTTTGGTCAACGTCAATCGCCTAGAAGCAATCAGGAATACATACTCAACCTCATTGATAGCGGGCATGGTAGTGTGCTCGAGCATGCAAGTTGGACTTTCATCGTATCAGGTGTATCACGGGGTTTTACCCATCAACTTGTGCGACATCGCGCTGGCTTTTCGTATAGTCAGCTTTCACAGCAGTATTACGACGAGTCTGACGCGGACTTTGTTGCACCTCCATCCCTAAAAAAAGATTCTCCTTTATATAAAAAGTGGCTTCAAGCAATGCGTTCATCAGTCGAGTTATATAGAGAACTCATCGCGAGTGCAAAGATATTATCTATAAGCAACAGCTTCTCCAACAAAGAAAAGTTACGAGAACTCAGAACAACTGCAAGATCAATACTCCCAAACGCCATTGAAACAAAATTAGTATTCACGGCAAACGCCAGAGCACTGAGGCACTTCCTAATTACTAGAGGGGCGATCGAAGGTGACTGGGAGATGCGGGATGTGTCAAGTCAAATCCTAAAAATTGTAAAGCAAGACGCACCTTCGCTTTTCCAAGACTTTGAAACAATAACATTAAGCGATGGAAGCAGTTCCGTCATAAAAAGGACTATATAG